Below is a genomic region from bacterium.
GTCGGGGTCCGGGACGTGTGCTCGGCGGCGCCCGACTTCGATGCCCGCCGACGCGCGATTTCCAAGTGTTATCGCTACCGGATCCTCGATCAGGGCCCGCGCAGTCCGCTGCGCCAGAACCGGGTCTGGCACGTGCGCCAGAAGCTCGACGAAGCCGCCATGCGCCTCGCCGCCGCCCACCTGGTGGGTAGCCACGACTTCGCGGCCTTTCGCGGCGCCCGGGGAGGGGCGCCCGAGGACGAGCATACACGCCGGGATCTCGGACGCCTGGACATCCGTCGAATGGACGACGAAATCCACGTAGAGGCCGAGGGGCGCAGCTTCATGCGCTACATGGTCCGGAACCTGGTCGGCACGCTCGTCGATTGTGGCCAGGGTCGGCGCACGCCCGCGGAGGTCGCCAAGATCCTGGCTTCGCGGGATCGCCGCCGAGCCGGACCTACGGCACCCGGCTGCGGGCTCTGTCTGCTCTGGGTGAAATACCCTGCAGATGACGGGGCTGCTTGACCTGTCGAAGGGGTTCGGCTATTCCCTGCCGTTCCGGTCCGACCGGGAAGAGGGGAGAATCGTGCCGAATCCAGCCAAACCGACCATCAGCGCCCGAGCGGAGGACATCGAACGCCGCTGGCTGATCGTCGATGCCAACGAGCAGGTCCTCGGCCGAC
It encodes:
- the truA gene encoding tRNA pseudouridine(38-40) synthase TruA — encoded protein: MSSTRRFKLTLEYDGSEFHGWQYQINGRSVQGVVEAAFKQITGEDLRVNAAGRTDAAVHALGQVAHVDTTTRMEALELRKAINAVLPYDVGVRDVCSAAPDFDARRRAISKCYRYRILDQGPRSPLRQNRVWHVRQKLDEAAMRLAAAHLVGSHDFAAFRGARGGAPEDEHTRRDLGRLDIRRMDDEIHVEAEGRSFMRYMVRNLVGTLVDCGQGRRTPAEVAKILASRDRRRAGPTAPGCGLCLLWVKYPADDGAA